One Vibrio penaeicida DNA segment encodes these proteins:
- a CDS encoding TIGR03503 family protein has protein sequence MWRILIPLLLVFAAGVSSEESESSIRLLDNRFRVDPSISQASFIIYRKRNSQSVVLVRPDGKKYYAWSHPENVRWYEESGMDIISIDDPMPGPWQAVGKVHPSNNIKILSNLKLSVDRFPQRLYMGESTKFTAQLRHDDKPLILRDFLDRVNLKVTFTKYVENEASLSSDARPKPQVMGEFEDDGQGLDEYPGDGVFTVELPIQIEPGKYRARITSGNGIFLRSIEQTILVYPTPLSAEFMQARSETMNHSITVTGEEGAIKPGSIAVSIEQTTPEGKEMITQGQSDEDSLKAYFGLPNAAMPGKHTWSGIAFATEAATERELVFRFAEQSFSVVEKVDVEASMQAFKQAQDEKRMLEEQAIREQEREDERFKGMMIIMIGNLIAIILGIVVWFVVRKIKMKKAQMPEMQLSMPPKG, from the coding sequence ATGTGGCGGATTTTGATTCCCTTATTGTTGGTGTTTGCAGCTGGTGTAAGCAGCGAAGAATCAGAATCCTCAATTCGACTCTTAGACAACCGCTTTAGGGTCGATCCCTCTATTTCTCAAGCGTCCTTCATTATTTATCGCAAGCGTAACAGCCAATCTGTCGTCCTTGTAAGACCGGATGGCAAGAAATACTACGCTTGGAGCCATCCAGAAAACGTACGTTGGTATGAAGAGTCTGGTATGGACATCATTTCAATTGATGACCCAATGCCAGGACCGTGGCAAGCCGTCGGTAAAGTGCACCCCAGCAACAACATTAAAATTCTTTCAAACCTCAAGCTGAGTGTGGATCGTTTCCCACAGCGCCTTTATATGGGCGAAAGCACGAAGTTTACTGCTCAGTTAAGGCACGATGATAAGCCACTGATACTAAGAGATTTCTTGGACAGAGTGAACCTTAAAGTTACCTTTACGAAGTATGTAGAAAATGAAGCTTCGCTAAGCTCAGATGCTAGACCAAAACCTCAAGTTATGGGGGAATTTGAAGATGATGGGCAAGGGCTGGATGAGTACCCTGGAGATGGTGTGTTTACCGTAGAACTACCTATCCAAATTGAGCCTGGAAAATATCGAGCGCGCATCACATCTGGGAATGGAATCTTTCTTCGGTCGATTGAGCAGACAATTTTGGTGTATCCGACCCCATTGTCGGCGGAATTCATGCAAGCGCGAAGTGAAACAATGAACCATTCCATTACCGTGACGGGTGAAGAAGGGGCTATCAAGCCTGGATCTATTGCCGTCAGTATCGAGCAAACGACACCTGAAGGCAAAGAAATGATCACTCAAGGGCAATCGGATGAAGATAGCCTGAAAGCGTATTTTGGTTTGCCTAACGCTGCTATGCCCGGTAAACACACTTGGTCGGGAATTGCTTTCGCTACAGAGGCAGCAACGGAGCGAGAACTCGTTTTTCGTTTTGCAGAACAGTCTTTCAGTGTGGTGGAAAAGGTAGACGTGGAAGCTTCCATGCAAGCATTCAAGCAAGCTCAAGATGAGAAACGCATGCTTGAAGAGCAAGCCATTCGTGAGCAAGAGAGAGAAGATGAACGCTTCAAAGGGATGATGATCATTATGATCGGAAACCTTATTGCGATTATTCTGGGAATTGTTGTTTGGTTTGTTGTTCGCAAGATTAAGATGAAGAAAGCACAAATGCCAGAGATGCAGCTTTCAATGCCGCCTAAAGGTTAG
- the dnaQ gene encoding DNA polymerase III subunit epsilon, whose protein sequence is MNTSNNSAHQRIVVLDTETTGMNRETGPHYMGHRIIEIGAVEIMNRKLTGRHFHVYLKPDMLIQPDAILVHGITDEFLVDKPEYRDVHKEFLEFIDGAELVAHNAPFDVGFMDHEFKMLDPSIGKTEQYCKVTDTLAMAKKIFPGKRNNLDILCERYGIDNSHRTLHGALLDAEILADVYLLMTGGQTTLKFNSGDQNSDGSGEAIKRVAAGRKSLKVIRASADEVEAHGARLDIVEKAGACLWRQ, encoded by the coding sequence ATGAATACCAGCAACAATTCTGCGCACCAGAGAATCGTGGTGCTCGATACCGAAACAACCGGTATGAACCGAGAAACCGGTCCACACTACATGGGTCATCGCATCATCGAAATCGGTGCGGTAGAGATCATGAATCGTAAGCTCACTGGTCGACATTTTCATGTGTACTTGAAACCCGATATGTTAATCCAGCCCGACGCCATATTGGTCCATGGTATTACGGATGAGTTTTTGGTTGATAAACCTGAATATCGAGATGTCCATAAAGAATTTCTAGAATTCATTGATGGTGCAGAGCTGGTGGCTCATAACGCGCCCTTCGATGTCGGCTTTATGGATCATGAATTTAAGATGCTCGATCCATCAATCGGGAAAACTGAGCAATACTGTAAAGTAACCGATACCCTTGCCATGGCGAAGAAAATCTTCCCCGGCAAGCGGAACAACCTCGATATCTTGTGTGAGCGATATGGAATAGATAACTCTCACCGTACGCTCCACGGGGCATTACTCGATGCCGAAATCCTAGCAGACGTATACCTGTTAATGACAGGCGGTCAAACCACACTTAAGTTTAATAGTGGAGATCAGAACAGCGATGGATCGGGAGAAGCGATCAAACGGGTAGCGGCTGGTAGAAAGTCGCTTAAAGTTATTCGCGCATCAGCCGATGAAGTAGAAGCGCATGGTGCGCGTCTTGATATTGTAGAAAAAGCTGGCGCTTGCCTCTGGCGTCAATAG
- the rnhA gene encoding ribonuclease HI, with product MAKQVEVFTDGSCLGNPGPGGYGIVLRYKQTEKNLSKGYHLTTNNRMEMMAAVVALKSLKEPCNVILTTDSQYVRQGITQWIHNWKKRGWKTADKKPVKNADLWQELDKETARHDVDWRWVKGHAGHRENEICDELARAAAESPTEEDTGYQAS from the coding sequence ATGGCGAAACAAGTTGAAGTTTTCACAGATGGCTCCTGCCTAGGTAATCCCGGACCAGGCGGTTATGGCATTGTACTCAGATACAAGCAAACTGAAAAAAACCTTTCTAAAGGATACCACCTCACCACAAATAACCGCATGGAAATGATGGCAGCGGTTGTTGCGCTGAAGTCGCTTAAAGAACCCTGTAATGTGATTTTGACTACAGACAGTCAGTATGTCAGACAAGGCATCACTCAGTGGATCCATAATTGGAAAAAGCGAGGATGGAAAACGGCTGACAAAAAGCCCGTGAAAAATGCCGACTTATGGCAAGAGCTCGACAAAGAAACCGCTCGTCATGATGTGGATTGGCGCTGGGTAAAAGGACACGCTGGTCATAGAGAAAACGAAATATGTGATGAACTTGCCCGCGCCGCTGCAGAATCACCTACCGAAGAAGATACCGGCTACCAAGCTAGTTAA
- a CDS encoding class I SAM-dependent methyltransferase, producing MKPARTSRKLEQPHSWEQLKNGQWVSETIQMRLDEWCPKLFGYHMLKLGGLSCELSSSNCNIQHQVLLDVENPLHNVIADAYDLPFLEKSFDAVLMAHQLDYCNDPHRLLREIDRVMIDDGYLIITGFNPISVTGLSSLMPWRKNNLPWSGRMFTPNRIRDWLGLLNYQVVHLDNYALLPFERYQPLWTWTENALGNFANPFGSLYFIVARKRTYPLKPIKPHWRFKRNLSPIGVNYRVSSRETKSS from the coding sequence ATGAAGCCAGCTCGCACATCACGCAAATTAGAACAGCCACATTCTTGGGAACAGCTCAAAAATGGTCAGTGGGTATCAGAAACTATCCAAATGAGGCTAGATGAATGGTGTCCCAAGTTGTTTGGTTACCATATGCTCAAGCTCGGTGGCTTAAGTTGTGAGCTAAGTAGCTCTAACTGCAACATACAGCACCAAGTACTACTGGATGTCGAAAACCCACTCCATAACGTCATAGCCGATGCATACGATCTGCCTTTTCTTGAGAAGAGTTTTGACGCAGTGCTGATGGCGCACCAACTTGATTACTGTAATGACCCCCACCGACTACTGCGTGAAATAGACAGAGTAATGATTGACGATGGTTACTTAATCATAACGGGGTTTAATCCTATAAGCGTGACAGGATTATCGAGTTTGATGCCATGGCGAAAGAACAACTTACCTTGGAGTGGGAGAATGTTTACTCCCAACCGAATCCGTGACTGGTTAGGATTATTGAACTATCAGGTCGTTCATTTAGACAATTACGCACTATTGCCATTTGAGCGCTATCAACCTTTATGGACTTGGACTGAGAACGCACTAGGTAATTTCGCGAACCCATTTGGTAGCCTTTATTTTATCGTCGCTCGTAAACGCACCTATCCTCTTAAACCCATTAAGCCCCATTGGCGATTTAAGCGTAACTTATCGCCAATAGGAGTGAATTATCGAGTTTCTTCTCGGGAAACCAAGTCGTCTTAG
- the gloB gene encoding hydroxyacylglutathione hydrolase: MLTIKSIPAFSDNYIWLIQNNDQRCAVVDPGDASPVLEHLKTHELELEAILITHHHGDHIGGVSDLIRAFPNCKVVGPADEPIPTLTTPVKEGDQIELFGERFLVLDLPGHTLGHIGYVGDGKLFCGDVLFAAGCGRVFEGTFAQMFESVNKLSALAQETKVYCAHEYTSSNVSFALAVEPDSPELHIYRDEVNRLRAQNLPTIPTTISQEMRTNPFLRIQEESVIKAVSHRTQDTSPLAVFSALREWKNEF; this comes from the coding sequence ATGTTAACCATCAAAAGCATACCTGCATTTAGCGACAATTACATCTGGCTCATCCAAAATAACGATCAGCGTTGTGCGGTTGTCGACCCAGGCGATGCGTCTCCAGTATTGGAGCACCTAAAAACTCATGAGCTTGAACTGGAAGCCATTCTAATTACACACCATCATGGCGATCATATTGGTGGTGTATCAGACCTCATAAGGGCTTTTCCAAATTGTAAAGTCGTCGGTCCTGCCGATGAACCCATCCCTACCCTAACGACACCAGTTAAAGAAGGCGACCAAATCGAACTATTTGGAGAAAGGTTTCTCGTTTTAGATCTACCTGGACACACTTTAGGTCATATTGGTTATGTCGGCGACGGTAAATTGTTCTGTGGTGACGTCCTGTTCGCCGCAGGTTGTGGTCGAGTTTTTGAAGGCACTTTTGCTCAAATGTTTGAATCAGTTAACAAACTGTCTGCTCTGGCTCAAGAAACCAAAGTGTATTGTGCCCATGAATACACTTCATCCAATGTTTCTTTCGCGCTCGCTGTCGAACCTGATAGCCCTGAACTCCATATCTATCGCGATGAAGTCAATCGTCTAAGAGCACAAAATTTGCCAACAATCCCAACCACCATAAGCCAAGAAATGCGGACAAACCCGTTTCTTCGCATTCAAGAAGAAAGTGTGATCAAGGCCGTGTCTCATCGCACTCAAGATACGTCACCACTTGCAGTCTTTTCGGCACTTCGTGAGTGGAAGAACGAATTTTAA
- a CDS encoding YIP1 family protein yields MTPSKNSLVMLVDIFRSPTQCFAALYQKGIWGWQPFIFLLITPFLFWGAYFDIVDFEWLKSELIATMTIPQDQQALLNSDTLLAGEVLLDVMGRIFAVLLLGFWFSLATRQSQYKMGYWKWVAASCVMLFPAVLGDLASYISLLVNHGHIVSYAADLNSLNGLIKLSPDHNWYIFTSTFPLLLPWYIVLGYAALGAWTEFDKGQALAIAILPWFLFFAMLVGIAVFN; encoded by the coding sequence ATGACCCCCTCTAAGAATTCATTGGTGATGTTGGTCGACATTTTCCGTTCACCAACTCAATGCTTTGCAGCTCTTTACCAAAAAGGGATATGGGGATGGCAACCTTTCATCTTTCTGCTGATTACGCCGTTTCTGTTTTGGGGTGCCTACTTCGATATCGTCGATTTTGAATGGCTAAAGTCCGAGCTCATCGCCACCATGACCATTCCACAAGACCAACAAGCTTTGCTAAACAGCGATACGCTTTTAGCGGGTGAGGTGTTGCTCGATGTCATGGGTCGTATTTTTGCCGTGTTGCTTTTAGGTTTTTGGTTTTCTTTGGCAACAAGGCAAAGCCAATACAAAATGGGTTATTGGAAGTGGGTCGCTGCAAGCTGTGTGATGCTTTTCCCTGCGGTTTTAGGGGATCTAGCAAGCTACATTAGCCTTTTAGTTAATCACGGGCACATAGTGAGTTACGCCGCTGACCTGAACAGTTTGAATGGGCTGATCAAGTTATCACCTGATCATAACTGGTATATCTTTACCAGCACCTTCCCATTGTTACTGCCTTGGTACATTGTACTGGGCTATGCCGCTCTAGGGGCTTGGACTGAGTTTGATAAAGGACAGGCACTAGCGATTGCTATCCTTCCATGGTTTTTATTCTTTGCTATGCTCGTCGGTATCGCTGTGTTTAACTAG
- a CDS encoding endonuclease/exonuclease/phosphatase family protein, whose product MRKWLLSVVAGCFCLVGIYAILFTVPEKPILISLDATSQRTDQYCYTNANTTPLDSDERIRLLVWNIYKQNREGWSQALDRFSEHANLVLLQEANLNAEFIQWLSKHRWASSHVSAFKLFDSSAGVLNLAPNFPIKACAYTQIEPWLRLPKSALYSTYPLSNGQTLAVVNIHAVNFTIGTTEFEAQIDALKVAVESHEGPMIIAGDFNTWSEERTLELKERMAALEMAEAKFSPDARLAFITGWALDHVYYRGLTLETAEAPISGASDHNPMLVTLKLVKHSDTDEHSKE is encoded by the coding sequence ATGAGGAAGTGGTTACTCAGTGTGGTTGCGGGCTGCTTTTGTTTAGTGGGTATTTATGCCATTTTGTTCACTGTTCCGGAAAAGCCTATACTCATTTCCCTCGATGCGACCAGCCAGCGTACCGACCAATATTGCTATACCAATGCGAATACCACACCTTTAGATTCCGATGAGAGAATTCGTTTATTGGTGTGGAATATCTACAAACAAAATCGAGAAGGGTGGTCTCAAGCACTCGACCGCTTTTCGGAACATGCGAACTTAGTGCTACTGCAAGAAGCCAACCTGAATGCTGAATTTATTCAATGGCTGTCTAAGCATCGCTGGGCAAGTAGCCACGTGAGCGCTTTTAAGCTTTTTGATAGCAGTGCAGGTGTTTTGAATCTCGCCCCCAACTTCCCCATAAAAGCGTGTGCTTATACCCAAATAGAGCCGTGGCTCAGATTACCTAAATCAGCCTTATATTCCACTTATCCTTTGTCTAACGGTCAAACACTAGCGGTCGTGAACATTCATGCGGTTAATTTCACAATTGGTACAACGGAGTTTGAAGCGCAGATAGACGCTTTGAAAGTGGCAGTTGAGTCACACGAGGGGCCAATGATCATTGCTGGTGATTTCAATACTTGGAGCGAAGAACGAACCTTGGAGCTGAAAGAAAGAATGGCAGCATTGGAAATGGCTGAAGCAAAGTTTTCACCAGATGCACGGCTAGCGTTTATTACGGGATGGGCATTGGATCATGTGTATTACCGTGGATTAACGCTAGAAACAGCAGAGGCGCCCATTTCAGGCGCCTCTGACCACAATCCTATGTTGGTCACGCTTAAGCTAGTTAAACACAGCGATACCGACGAGCATAGCAAAGAATAA
- the glnB gene encoding nitrogen regulatory protein P-II gives MKKIEAIIKPFKLDDVREALAEVGITGMTVSEVKGFGRQKGHTELYRGAEYMVDFLPKVKLEIVVSEDVADQCVDTIIETAQTGKIGDGKIFITDIERIVRIRTGEEDEDAI, from the coding sequence ATGAAAAAAATAGAAGCAATCATTAAGCCATTCAAGTTGGATGACGTTCGTGAAGCTCTGGCAGAAGTCGGTATCACAGGTATGACTGTATCTGAAGTAAAAGGATTTGGTCGTCAAAAAGGTCACACCGAGCTGTACCGTGGTGCGGAATATATGGTTGATTTTCTGCCTAAAGTAAAACTAGAAATAGTTGTCTCAGAAGACGTTGCAGATCAGTGTGTGGATACCATTATTGAAACGGCGCAGACGGGTAAAATCGGTGACGGTAAAATTTTCATCACGGATATTGAGCGTATTGTACGTATTCGTACTGGTGAAGAAGACGAAGACGCCATCTAA
- a CDS encoding c-type cytochrome, protein MRNVTIGCAMAFAMVFSGASVAGDANAGKAKAVVCAACHGADGIAAIDGYPNLKGQNEKYLVSSLKAYKANQRTGGLAAVMSAQAMGLSDQDIDNLAAYFSSLK, encoded by the coding sequence ATGAGAAACGTAACAATAGGATGTGCAATGGCATTCGCAATGGTGTTTAGTGGTGCCAGTGTCGCAGGAGATGCCAATGCTGGGAAAGCTAAAGCGGTGGTGTGTGCTGCTTGTCATGGTGCGGATGGTATTGCAGCAATTGATGGTTATCCGAATTTGAAAGGTCAGAACGAGAAGTATTTAGTCAGTTCTCTAAAAGCGTATAAAGCAAATCAACGCACTGGCGGCTTGGCGGCAGTAATGTCGGCGCAAGCAATGGGGCTCAGTGATCAAGATATTGATAACTTGGCTGCTTACTTTTCGAGCCTTAAATGA
- the tilS gene encoding tRNA lysidine(34) synthetase TilS: MLQNEFNQQILKHTSPETTIILALSGGMDSRVMLHLLSHMVESHHIKTKAVHVHHGLSSNADDWQKNCQAWCEKANVPFFAERVVLDIESGRSVEELAREARYDVLRRYVGHNDVLLTGQHMSDQTETFLLALKRGSGPKGLSGMPRIASFGEGEILRPLLSVSRQDIEQYALEHKLSWNHDESNDDTQFDRNFLRHRVVPELANRWSGFEKSVQRSAQLCADQQNLLEELLSQNLSDALFHDGSLSIGKLSEQSELARAQLIRMWLEYSGAKMPSRKQLQVIWQNVACSQKDANPSLSLPSGEIRRYDHRLYLVPPEHDLSDWCEELSVGKTLLLPYTLGELTLGTSDLNTSQGNSVSVSSLSLRLPLPSEKVTVHFCPQGLSAKPVGRNGSRKLKKLFQEYGVPSWKRRQIPILMYDDKVAAVANLFVTQGFNASDCELVWIS; this comes from the coding sequence GTGTTACAAAACGAATTCAACCAACAAATACTGAAACATACCTCACCTGAGACAACGATTATCCTTGCCTTAAGTGGTGGGATGGACTCACGCGTAATGCTGCATCTACTGAGTCACATGGTTGAATCTCATCACATCAAAACCAAAGCCGTTCATGTCCATCATGGCTTGAGCAGCAACGCTGATGACTGGCAAAAAAATTGTCAGGCTTGGTGTGAAAAAGCCAACGTTCCGTTTTTTGCTGAAAGAGTTGTGTTAGATATTGAATCGGGTAGGAGTGTCGAGGAATTGGCCCGCGAAGCAAGGTATGATGTTCTTCGTCGATACGTCGGTCATAATGATGTTCTGTTGACGGGGCAGCATATGAGCGATCAAACGGAAACGTTTCTGCTGGCCTTAAAACGAGGAAGTGGTCCAAAGGGTTTATCAGGTATGCCGCGCATTGCTTCATTTGGAGAAGGGGAGATTTTACGTCCTCTACTCAGTGTTTCTCGCCAAGATATCGAACAGTATGCCCTCGAACACAAACTGAGTTGGAATCATGATGAAAGCAATGATGACACTCAGTTTGATCGCAATTTCTTACGCCACCGAGTTGTCCCTGAGCTTGCTAACCGCTGGTCTGGTTTTGAAAAATCTGTTCAGCGAAGTGCTCAATTGTGCGCCGATCAACAAAATCTCCTTGAAGAGCTCTTGAGCCAGAATCTATCGGATGCTCTGTTTCATGATGGTAGCTTAAGCATTGGTAAGCTTTCTGAACAGAGTGAACTCGCCAGAGCGCAATTGATCCGAATGTGGCTTGAGTATTCTGGCGCCAAAATGCCGTCAAGAAAACAATTGCAGGTCATCTGGCAAAATGTGGCGTGCAGTCAAAAAGATGCCAATCCAAGTTTGTCTTTGCCATCTGGAGAAATACGCCGATATGACCATCGCCTTTATCTAGTGCCCCCTGAACATGATCTTTCTGATTGGTGTGAAGAGCTAAGCGTTGGGAAGACGTTGCTTCTTCCCTATACCCTTGGTGAATTAACACTGGGTACAAGCGACCTCAATACATCACAGGGCAACTCTGTTTCAGTAAGCTCGCTTTCACTGCGCCTTCCACTTCCATCAGAAAAAGTGACAGTGCACTTCTGTCCTCAAGGGCTCAGCGCCAAGCCTGTGGGTCGAAATGGCAGCCGAAAACTTAAAAAGCTCTTTCAAGAGTATGGCGTGCCGAGTTGGAAGCGCAGGCAAATACCTATTCTAATGTACGATGATAAAGTTGCTGCTGTTGCCAATCTATTTGTTACTCAAGGCTTTAATGCTTCGGATTGTGAACTTGTTTGGATCAGTTGA
- the accA gene encoding acetyl-CoA carboxylase carboxyl transferase subunit alpha, which yields MSLNFLEFEKPIAELEAKIEALRDVSRHGGDASVDLDKEIKQLEDKSLELKKKIFSDLGAWQVAQLARHPQRPYTLDYVENVFTEFDELAGDRAYADDKAIVGGIARLEGRPVMIIGHQKGRETKEKVIRNFGMPKPEGYRKALRLMETAERFKMPIITFIDTAGAYPGVGAEERGQSEAIAKNLKVMSGLKVPVICNVVGEGGSGGALAIGVGDYVNMLQYSTYAVISPEGCASILWRDSDKAPQAAEAMGLVAPRLKELKLIDEIIEEPLGGAHRDKLKMAENMKAMLVKQLDELDHLDEETLLERRYQRLMSYGYC from the coding sequence ATGAGCCTAAACTTTCTTGAATTTGAAAAGCCTATCGCTGAACTGGAAGCAAAAATTGAAGCATTGCGTGACGTATCTCGTCATGGCGGGGATGCTTCAGTTGATCTAGATAAAGAAATCAAACAACTTGAAGACAAAAGTTTAGAACTGAAAAAGAAAATCTTCAGCGATCTAGGCGCATGGCAGGTAGCTCAGCTAGCTCGTCACCCTCAGCGCCCTTATACACTGGATTACGTGGAAAACGTATTTACAGAGTTTGATGAGCTTGCTGGTGACCGCGCTTATGCAGATGATAAAGCCATCGTTGGTGGTATCGCTCGTTTAGAAGGACGTCCAGTGATGATCATTGGTCATCAAAAAGGGCGTGAGACAAAAGAAAAAGTGATCCGCAACTTTGGTATGCCAAAGCCTGAAGGTTACCGTAAAGCACTTCGCCTTATGGAAACAGCAGAGCGCTTCAAAATGCCAATCATCACGTTTATCGATACCGCGGGTGCATACCCAGGTGTTGGTGCCGAAGAGCGCGGGCAATCAGAAGCTATCGCTAAAAACCTAAAAGTGATGTCTGGTCTTAAAGTACCCGTCATTTGTAACGTTGTGGGTGAAGGTGGTTCTGGTGGTGCATTGGCTATTGGTGTCGGTGACTACGTGAACATGCTTCAATACTCAACATACGCTGTTATTTCACCGGAAGGTTGTGCTTCTATCTTATGGCGTGATTCAGATAAAGCACCTCAGGCCGCCGAAGCAATGGGTCTTGTTGCTCCTCGCCTTAAGGAATTGAAGCTGATCGATGAGATCATCGAAGAGCCTCTAGGTGGCGCACACCGCGACAAGCTAAAAATGGCTGAAAACATGAAGGCGATGCTTGTTAAGCAACTTGACGAGCTTGACCATCTTGATGAAGAAACCCTACTTGAGCGTCGTTACCAACGCTTAATGAGCTATGGTTATTGTTAA